DNA sequence from the Cohnella herbarum genome:
TTCGAACGATTCAAGTAAGGAAGCCATAATGGAAGTAAAGAGGTGTGGCAATGTTTAAGGGGACAGTCAACGCGGATATTCGTAAAAGCATTGCGATCATAACCGGCGTTGCCGCGAGCGTGCTGATTATCGTACTGATTATGATTCCCCCCGTTATCGGGTTAGCGGATAGCGGCGATTTCGGCCGCGTGTTCGGCATAACCGGATTGACGGTGCTTGATCCGCAGCAGTCCTACGAAGAGTTATATTTCAACTATGCGCATCAGAAATTCGGTTACGGCGGCTATACGTTAGGCGGTTACATCTCTACGCACGTCGTTCTTGTGGCCGTTGCCGGATGGATCGGGAGAGTCTTTAACGGAGAAGTATTCGATATTCGGATACTCGGGGCTTGTTATTCCGTCTTGTACGTGTGGGCGATTACTCTGCTCGTTAGGCATACGCCGGAAGCCGCTAGCCGAAGAAATACGTTAATCCTATCGATCCTGTTAGCGCTTAGTTTGATTTTCATATTCGGAGATATCGGCTATTTGGCGTTTTTTCAATCCTTTTTCGGAGAGCCGTTTGCTTTGATTGCCATGTTACTGTTGGTTGCTTCGATCATGGCAATAGCCTCTTCTCCAAGTCCGACCGGTAAGGTGTTAGCACTGTTCATAGTAGCCGCGTTGGCGGTAGCGACCTCGAAAATTCAGAACGCGCCTCTAGGTTTTGCTTTTGCGTTGCTCGCTTGGAGGATGATCGGTTTACGGACCGATGCGAAATGGAGAAAACAAGTATGGACCGGCGTAGCGGTGTTGGCGGTAGCGTCCGCTTTAATGATTATCGTAGCGCCTGATCGACTGAAAAACACGAATTTGTATCAATCGATTTTTTACGGAGTGTTGAAGGACTCGCCGCATGTGGCAAAGGATATGGAGGAGCTTGGGATTCCGGAGAAATACGCCGTACTGGCAGGAACGAATTATTTTCAGAAGGATACGGCCATCCCGCAGAAAGACCCCGTCTTGAGACAGGAAGTACTGGAGAAACTGAGTCATAAGGACATTGCTCTGTATTATTTGCGCCACCCTTCAAGATTCATGCAGAAGCTGGATAGAGCGGCGGACAACGCGATGTTTATCCGGCCTTATTACCTGGGTAATTATGATCAATCGGCGGGTAAACCTCCGGGTGCGATTACTTATCGATTCAGCGGATGGAGCCAGTGGAAGCACGAATATATGCCGCGTAATTCCCTTGCGTACATAAGCCTATTTCTGGCATATTATGTCGTGTTAGGCGTAGTATGGCGGTTAAACCGCTCAAGGAGGCTGCGACTGGTTGCCGAGACTTTGGCGATCGTTGCGTTGGCGGGTATTTTCTCTTGCGTTGTGCCTCTTATTGGCGATGGAGAAGCCGATCTAGGCAAGCATTTGTTTATGTTTAATGTCTGCTTTGATATGATGGTAATAAGCGTACTCACGGGAATCGTATACGGGGGTATTCGCCTCGCGGAACGAGCAGCCCGGAGGTAGCGTTATGTTTGAAAGGGGAAAGCCAGGTGTCGGGCGGACTGTTTATTACGATAGAAGGCGGAGAAGGAGCGGGCAAGACGACGCTTATCTCCAGATTGTCGGAAAGAATATATAAGGAAACGAAACGAAGAACCCGCAGTACTCGGGAACCCGGAGGCGTTCCGATCGCGGAATCGATCCGCAAGGTCATTCTGGATACGAAGAATACGAAAATGGAAGCCAAGACCGAAGCCTTGTTATACGCGGCGGCTCGTCGGCAGCATCTCGTCGAAATCGTAATGCCGGCTTTAAGCAAGGGCGACATTATAATCTGCGATCGTTTCGTAGACAGCAGTCTTGCTTATCAAGGATATGCGCGAGGACTCGGGATCGATAAGGTATGGGAGATCAATCGATTTGCGACTGAAGATTGTATGCCGCACCTGACGCTGTATCTTGATCTTGATCCGGAGTTGGGCTTGTCTCGTATTGAAGCCAATGCCCATAGAGAGGTGAACCGACTCGATCTGGAAAGCCTATCCTTCCATATGAAGGTAAGGGAAGGGTATCTAGAGGTCATGAAAAGGTTTCCCGACAGAATTCGAATGCTGGATGCTTCGGGCAATCCGGAAGAAATCGCCGATCAAGCGTGGGAGCACGTAAGCGGATCGTTAAGCGGACAATAAGCAAAAAGAGGATTTTAGCGTACGAGTGTCCAATTTATAAGGTAAGAAGCAAAAGTTAGCGATATAAAGCTGCAGACCCCTATTCAAGAAATTAGAGGAGGCCTGAACGATGAAATTACTGATTGCCGTAATTCAAGATAAGGATAGCAACCGGCTGTCGAATGCGTTAATTAAGGAAGGGTTCCGGGCGACCAAGCTGGCGAGTACCGGAGGATTCCTGCGGGCGGGCAATACGACCTTCCTGATCGGAATCGAGGACGACCGGATTCAAAGCGCCCTTGACGTCATTCGAGCCAACTGCAAAGTACGCGACCAGCTTGTCACGCCGGTATCTCCCGTAAGCGGAGCGGCGGATTCTTATATCCCTTTCCCGGTCGAAGTACAGGTGGGCGGAGCCGCCGTGTTCGTGCTTCCGGTCGAGCGGTTTGAACACTTCTAATGAAGCCGGGCGGTGAGTTAAGATGAAGATCCAGTCAGGCTACTATCCCGTCAACAAGGCGGTGCAGCGCGGAGAGATGATGGCGAGACCGACGCAGACTCAGAACTTCGGCGATATGATGCAGCAGCAGGAGGAGCAGAGGACGCACGAGGAGCTTCAGCGGAAGCTCGAAGACATCCGGCTGCAGGGCGATCGGTTAACCCGTTCCATGACCGTTCGGGAACTGGTGCTGTATCGGCAGATGGTCAAAGCCTTCTTGGAGGACACCGTCCGCCGCGGCATTGCATTGAAGGAAACGAAAGGCTGGGACCGTAGAGGTCGCGGCAAAAGATATAAATTGCTGGAAGAGGTCGACGCGATGCTCGTGGCGATGGGAGAAGAGCTGCTGCAAAGCGAGGAAGGCAGAATCGACCTCCTTCACAAGGTCGGCGAAATTCGCGGCATTTTGATTAATATTTTATTTTGATTTTGACCCGCCTCTTTGCGATTGCGGGTAGGTCATAGGGTAAGGAGTTCGCATCATGGGTTTTCACCACATATCGGGACAGGATCGGGCGAAAGCCTTGCTACAGAATGCGCTAGCCTCCCATAGAGTCGCCCATGCCTATCTGTTCGCGGGACCTCCGGGTTCCGGCCGGATGGAGATGGCGAACGCGTTTGCCCAAGCCCTGTTCTGCGAGAAAGGCGGCAACGACGCTTGCGGTGAATGTCTGGCTTGCCGCAAAGTATTGCATGGCAACCATCCGGATCTTCACGTCATTAGTCCGGACGGGGCAACGGTTAAGATCGAACAAATTCGAACGCTGCAGCGGGAGCTTTCCTATCGCAGCGTCGGTGCGGGTTATAAGGTGTATATTATCGAAGGCGCCGAAACGATGACCGTTCAGGCGGGAAACAGCTTGTTGAAGTTTTTGGAGGAACCGCCCTCTCCCGTCGTCGCCATCCTGTTAACGCCAAGCGCCCAATCGGTGCTTCCCACTATTTTATCGCGGGCGCAACTGGTTGCTTTCGTGCCGGGAGATCGG
Encoded proteins:
- the wsfD gene encoding glycan biosynthesis hexose transferase WsfD; translated protein: MFKGTVNADIRKSIAIITGVAASVLIIVLIMIPPVIGLADSGDFGRVFGITGLTVLDPQQSYEELYFNYAHQKFGYGGYTLGGYISTHVVLVAVAGWIGRVFNGEVFDIRILGACYSVLYVWAITLLVRHTPEAASRRNTLILSILLALSLIFIFGDIGYLAFFQSFFGEPFALIAMLLLVASIMAIASSPSPTGKVLALFIVAALAVATSKIQNAPLGFAFALLAWRMIGLRTDAKWRKQVWTGVAVLAVASALMIIVAPDRLKNTNLYQSIFYGVLKDSPHVAKDMEELGIPEKYAVLAGTNYFQKDTAIPQKDPVLRQEVLEKLSHKDIALYYLRHPSRFMQKLDRAADNAMFIRPYYLGNYDQSAGKPPGAITYRFSGWSQWKHEYMPRNSLAYISLFLAYYVVLGVVWRLNRSRRLRLVAETLAIVALAGIFSCVVPLIGDGEADLGKHLFMFNVCFDMMVISVLTGIVYGGIRLAERAARR
- the tmk gene encoding dTMP kinase; translated protein: MSGGLFITIEGGEGAGKTTLISRLSERIYKETKRRTRSTREPGGVPIAESIRKVILDTKNTKMEAKTEALLYAAARRQHLVEIVMPALSKGDIIICDRFVDSSLAYQGYARGLGIDKVWEINRFATEDCMPHLTLYLDLDPELGLSRIEANAHREVNRLDLESLSFHMKVREGYLEVMKRFPDRIRMLDASGNPEEIADQAWEHVSGSLSGQ
- a CDS encoding cyclic-di-AMP receptor; protein product: MKLLIAVIQDKDSNRLSNALIKEGFRATKLASTGGFLRAGNTTFLIGIEDDRIQSALDVIRANCKVRDQLVTPVSPVSGAADSYIPFPVEVQVGGAAVFVLPVERFEHF
- a CDS encoding YaaR family protein, which codes for MKIQSGYYPVNKAVQRGEMMARPTQTQNFGDMMQQQEEQRTHEELQRKLEDIRLQGDRLTRSMTVRELVLYRQMVKAFLEDTVRRGIALKETKGWDRRGRGKRYKLLEEVDAMLVAMGEELLQSEEGRIDLLHKVGEIRGILINILF
- the holB gene encoding DNA polymerase III subunit delta', whose product is MGFHHISGQDRAKALLQNALASHRVAHAYLFAGPPGSGRMEMANAFAQALFCEKGGNDACGECLACRKVLHGNHPDLHVISPDGATVKIEQIRTLQRELSYRSVGAGYKVYIIEGAETMTVQAGNSLLKFLEEPPSPVVAILLTPSAQSVLPTILSRAQLVAFVPGDREALENALVAEGKSKLLARAAVNLASGLNASRKLVEENWFADIRNVVIQLGKENPTRFTASLLQAQQQVFKTDLSEHVEILLQLLALWYRDMIYAMTDRQDKMVFPDQEEWISKMAWSRSIQSWVTVMESALTAARRIKAHVAPQLALEQFLVNVREG